The DNA sequence CACGAGTCCGGACAAACCGATGATCAATAAAATACCTGCTATCATGAACAGAATATTGGATGTTTCGGTCCAACTTAAGGATCCATATTTAATCAGTTGATATATCAGTGCACATATAAAAATGAATAATGAAACAAGTACGTTTTTTTTTGTGAGGTTCACTTATTTTGGCTCCTTTTTGTTTTCTCAATTTTAAATGTACAAAAAAAAGAAAGAAAACTCAATTAAAATATGATTTGATTTTGTGTTCATTTTCTTTTTTGTATATTTAAATATGATATACTATCAGGTGCTATTTACAAAATAATTAAATAATGGAGGATGACAAACGATGAAAAGTTATGCAAAGTACATCGGCAAGCGTATTTTATATATGGCAATTACGTTGTTTTTGATTGCATCGATAACTTTTTTTCTGATGAAAGCTTTGCCGGGTACACCATACAGTAACCAAGACAAGTTATCTGAAGAACAAATTTTTATCATGAATGAGAAGTATGGACTGAACAAACCGATTCTGGTCCAATACGCAGTCTACATTTTTGGACTAGTACGTGGAGACCTGGGTGTTTCGTTCCAGTTCAACAATACTCCGGTTACGGATTTGTTGAGCAGCAGAATAGGACCTTCCATGCAATTAGGGCTTCAAGCAGTTATCATAGGAACGATCCTCGGCATTGTGCTGGGTGTGATCGCAGCGATGAGACAGGGGACTTGGGTGGATACAGTTGCCACTTTGACAGCCATCGTCGGCCGTTCGATCCCTAACTTTGTTTTTGCAGTTATTCTTCAATTGGTATTCGGCGTATGGCTGAAAGTGTTGCCGATCGCCTTGTGGAATGATGGTTTCCGTTCTTCGATTCTGCCTACGATTGCGTTGAGCATTTCCCCGCTGGCCGATTCGGCCCGGTTTATGCGAACCGAAATGGTCGACGTATTAGGCAGCGACTATGTCGAACTCGCTAGAGCGAAAGGTCTGAGCCGTTGGGAAGTCGCGTTCAAACACGGTATCCGTAATGCGCTGATTCCTTTGGTCACCATCATCGGCCCGATGACAGTCGGTTTGATGACAGGTTCGATGGTTGTGGAAAATATTTTTGCCATCCCTGGCATCGGGGAACAATTCGTAAAATCCATCCTGACGAATGATTATCCGACAATCATGGGCGTTACGATGATGTATTCGACCATGTTGGTCATCGTCATTTTGTTGGTTGACATCCTTTATGGTATCATCGACCCTCGTATCAGAGTCGCTACAGAAGGAGGGGAATAAGCATGAGTGAAAATGAATTACGCAATACAACAGCGATGCCGACAATCACGAAAGATCTTTTCGAAACGGCATCCGAGTCAAGCATGCAGGATAAAGAAAAAATCTCAGCGCCTTCCCTAAGCTTCATGGCAGATTCTTGGCGCCGCCTGAAGAAAAATAAAGTTGCCATGGTCAGTTTGGTCATCTTGATCATCATCACTATGTCCAGTCTGTTTGCTCCAGTCATTGCACCGCATGACCCGAATGCGCAAACAGTCCAGTACGCAAATATGCCACCAAAGATTCCCGGCATCGACATCAACGGTCTGAACGGAACAGTGAAGCAGAATGGCGTAGTTATCGATAAGTATGAGGCGTCCAACGTTCCAGAGGATGTTTACTACTATCTCGGTACGGACAGCCTGGGACGCGATTTGTTGTCGCGTATCCTTTACGGTACCCGCGTATCCTTATTCATCGCGTTCATGGCAGCCTTGTTCAACCTGACACTCGGCGTTGTCTATGGTCTGACGTCCGGCTGGTTGGGCGGAAAAGTCGACAATATCATGCAACGTATCCTGGAAATCCTTTCCGGTGTGCCTAACTTGGTAGTCGTTATTCTGATGTTGCTTGTTCTGAAACCCGGCATCAGCTCCATCATCATTGCTTTGGCTTTGACTGAATGGCTTTCGATGGCGCGTGTCGTCCGTGCACAAACCCTGAAATTGAAAAATCAGGAATACATCCTGGCTGCCCGCACGTTGGGTCAATCACCGATGAAAATTGCCTTCGGACACATTCTGCCTAACTTGGCCGGTGTCATCATCATTCAAGTTATGTTTTCCATTCCATCGGCAATCTTCTTCGAAGCATTCCTGAGCTTTATCGGTATCGGTATTCCTGCTCCGAATGCATCGCTTGGTACATTGATCAACGATGGTTACAAGACATTCCGTTTCTTGCCGCATCTGATGTGGTATCCAGCCGGAATCATGAGCGTCATCATGATTTGCTTCAACTTATTGGCTGATGGACTTCGTGACGCGTTCGATCCAAAAATGAGAGATTAGGAGGTAACCAGATGGAAAATATATTGGAAGTAAAAGACCTACAAATTACTTTTGATACCTATGCAGGTAAAGTAAAAGCTATCCGTGGCGTCAGTTTTGACCTGAAGCCAGGTGAAACATTAGCCATCGTTGGTGAATCCGGCTCTGGTAAATCAGTGACTAGCCGCAGCATCATGCGTCTATTGGCGAACAACGCCAACATTGAACACGGTGAAATCCTGTTCAAGGGCGAAGATTTAGTGCACAAAACCGAAAAACAAATGCAGAAGATCCGTGGTTCGGAAATCGCAATGATTTTCCAGGATCCGATGACTTCTTTGAATCCGACTCAAAAAATCGGCAAGCAGATCGCTGAACCGATCATCAAACACCAAAACATCAGTAAAGAGGAGGCCTACAAAAAAGCTGAAGAATTATTGCAGCTAGTAGGTATCCCGAGCCCTGCCAAAAGAATGAAACAGTACCCGCACCAATTCTCAGGCGGTCAGCGCCAACGGATCGTCATCGCGATCGCATTGGGCTGCAACCCGGATATTCTGATTGCGGATGAACCGACAACAGCTCTTGACGTTACGATCCAAGCGCAAATCCTGGAGTTGATGAAGGATCTGCAGCAGAAAATCAAGACATCGATCATTTTTATCACCCATGATTTGGGTGTAGTGGCGAACGTTGCAGACCGTGTAGCCGTCATGTATGCAGGCAAAATCGTCGAAGTCGGGACTGTCGATGAAATTTTCTACAACCCGCAACACCCATATACATGGGGACTGTTGAGCTCGATGCCTACATTGGACACTGCAGGATCGCTTTATGCGATCCCAGGGACACCTCCGGATTTATTGGATCCTCCGACTGGTGATGCTTTTGCGCCCCGGAGCGAATATGCAATGAAGATTGACACCTTGTACGATCCGCCGTTCTTTAAGGTATCCGATACCCATTCGGCAGCTACTTGGTTGCTGCATCCTGACGCACCTTCCGTGAATCCTCCAGAGGGCATCGTGAACCGACAGGCGACTTTCTCCGAAATGAAACTCGCTCCTTCCGATGAATTGAAAGTGATGGACACCGCAGATAAGGAACCGGCTGTATTGCCTCACGGAAAAGGCCCGCAAATCGATCCGAAAATCACTGAGAAAGGAGGACTGCTGTAATGTACGACACAACAGGACAGAAAAAGATTCTGGAAGTAAAAAACCTGAAGCAGTATTTCAACGTCGGCACAAAAAATGAAGTCCGCGCCGTTGACGATGTTTCCTTTGATATCTATGAAGGCGAAACACTCGGCTTGGTAGGCGAATCCGGTTGCGGAAAAACGACAACCGGCCGCGCAATCATCCGCTTGTACAACCCGACTTCCGGTGAAATCTTTTTTGATGGCACCGAAATCCATACGCTGCATGACAGAAAAGAGCAACTGGCTTTCCGTAAAGACATGCAGATGATTTTCCAGGATCCGTATGCATCCTTGAATCCCCGTATGAAAGTACGCGATATCGTTGCTGAAGGTTTGAAGATTCATGGCCTTGCGACAACCGAGAAAGAAGTCGATGACCGGGTTGCGGAATTATTGGATCTGGTCGGTTTGAATAAAGACCATTCTTCCCGTTATCCGCACGAGTTCTCCGGCGGCCAAAGACAGCGTATCGGAATTGCCAGAGCCTTAGCGGTAAATCCAAAACTCATCATTGCCGATGAGCCGATTTCTGCTTTGGACGTATCCATTCAGGCGCAAGTGGTCAACTTGCTGATGGAATTGCAGAAAAAACAAAAACTGACTTTCTTGTTCATCGCGCATGATCTGTCGATGGTCAAGTACATCAGCAATCGAATCGGTGTTATGTACTTCGGCAAATTGGTCGAATTAGCGCCCGCAGACGACGTTTACAACAAACCTTTACATCCTTATACGGAAAGCCTGTTATCGGCCATACCGCTGCCGGATCCGGTTTATGAGCGCAACCGCACCCGCTTCACTTATGTTCCACGTGAAGAGAATGGTGAGCCGGAAGCAATGCGAGAAATCGTTCCAGGGCACTTTGTTTATTGCCGTGAGTCCGACGTTCCCGTATTGAAAGCAAAATACGAAAATTACTGATAAAAAAAGCCCGGAACTTGTTCTGGGCTTTTTTTGCCATAGAAAATTAATGAAATGAAAAAATGATGAATTTTTTATGATAATAATCCCCTTATTTTATGGAATATCCTGATTACTTGTAGTATAATATTAAAATACGAAAAGAAAAAGGGGAGATTTACATGAGGAGATTGAAAAATTCTTTCATTTTAGCTACAGCAGCTGTCATCTTAGCAGCTTGCGGAGGAGACGGCGCAACGGACGACAGCGCAGTAGACAAAGCAAGTGAAAGCGCAGGCGGACAAGTTGTCAACTATACAGCACCTACCGAATTAGCAACATTGGATACAACACTGATGACGGACATCAATAGTTCGAACTACATCAGCCATGCGATCGAAGGCTTATTGAAAATCAATGCAGATGGGAAGCCCGTTCCCGCAATCGCTGCGGAAGCAGGTACTGTATCGGAAGATGGCTTGACTTATACTTATAAACTCCGTGATGATGCAGTTTGGTCAAACGGAGAGCCTGTTACAGCGAACGATTTCGTATTCGCTTGGCAACGATTGGTGGATCCCGAAGCGGGCGCATCCTACGCTTACTTGGCTGAGACCATCAAGAACGCCAATGAAATCATGGCTGGAGAAATGGACCCTGAAAAATTGGGGGTAACGGCAGTAAGCGACACTGAAATCACAATCGAGTTGACGCAGCCGACACCTTACTTTGAATCATTATTGGCGTTCAGCGCATTCTTCCCGCAAAATGAAGAATTTGTCACTGAAAAAGGCGACAAGTACGGAACTAGCAGCGAAAACATTTTGGCTAACGGACCTTTCACCATCGAGAACTGGGACGGCACTGGCCTGACTTGGGATCTTGTGAAGAACGAAGATTACTATGCAGCTGACGAAGTGAAGTTGGACGAAGTCAACGTCCAAGTAATCAAAGAAACAAGCACTGTCGTGAATCTGTTCGATCAAGGATCAGTCGATAACGCACAAGTGACCGGCGAATTGGTTAAACAATTGGCGACTGATCCTAACGTAGTCGTTCAGAAAAAAGCCCGCACGGCGTACATCGAATTCAACCACGATAACGTCTACCTGCAGAATGCGAAGCTGAGAGCAGCCATCGGACTTGTCATCAATCGCGATGAATTGGTCGACAGCGTCATCGGTGACGGTTCGACAGCAATCGGCGGTTTCCTGCCGGCTGATTTTGTCAGCAACCCGACGACCGGCGAAGACTTTGCCGCTGAAGCAGGCTCTTATCTGGAATATGATGTGGAACGAGCGCAAACGCTTTGGGCTGAAGCGAAGGCTGAATTAAGCGTTGAAGAAATCACTTTCTCCTTGGTCGGGGACGATGATGAAAAGAACAAAAAAATCAGCCAATATATCCAAGGCCAAATCCAAAACAATTTGGAAGGCATCTCTGTAGAATTGCGCAATGTACCGAAGAAAAACCGTTTGGAATTGGCGAATCAAGATGAATTCGACTTGTTGCAAACCGGTTGGGGAGCGGATTTCGCTGACGCAATCAACTACATGGACTTGTTGTACAGCACATCTGCCTACAACGAAGGACAATATGCGAATGTGGAATTTGATGCTTTGATCGATGCTTCAAAAACAACAAACGCAAACAATCCTGAAGCGCGCTGGGCTGACCTGATGGCTGCCCACAAGCTGGTCATGGAAGATGCGGCTATCATACCTCTTTATCAAGAAGCAGAAACACAACTCAGAAACCCTAACCTTAAGGGCATCATCTTCAATTCAGTGGGCAATGAATTTGACCTGAGCAGAGCGTATATCGAAGAATAAGAATGTTTAGAACCCAAAGAAGGGCCGGCTCGGTTGAGTCGGCCCTTCTTTGGGTTTCTGGAGAGCGTGGGGGGACATGAATACTTAGCAGATATCCATGTTCCCCGGTGATTTCAGGGCCGAAACAATGAATACTTCGCAGTTATTCATTGTTTTCGGCCGCACAAGGATGCACCCGTCCGCAACCCGTAACAACCCAACCAAAAACCTGACGCGAGCCTCTCAAGTGGCTCACGTCAGGTTTTAAGTTACTTTATAGAATTGGTCCGGATCAGATCAGGAAGGAATACAGTTTGGAATTCTCGTTCACCGAAATGTAATGCGGATCGAATTTTTCGATCCTGCTGAGCAAGCCTTCGATATCGTCCTTATTTTTCAACAAGATTCCGATCAGTACAGGTCCTTCGCTGCGATGGACCTTTTTCGTATATTCGAACTTGGTGATGTCATCGTTGCCGCCCAATATGTCATTCACGAACTCTTTCAGCGCGCCGGCCCTCTGCGGGAAGTTCACGATGAAGTAGTGCTTCAGACCTTGATAGAGTAGGGAGCGTTCATCAATTTCAGCCATCCGATTGATATCGTTGTTACCGCCGCTGACGATGCAGACGACCGTTTTGTCTCTGATTTCATCTTTGTATTGTTCCAACGCAGAAACCGAGAGTGCGCCGGATGGTTCCGCTACGATAGCTTGTTTAGTGTATAAATCGATGATGGTTCCGCAAACTTGTCCTTCAGGCACGACCAGGATGTCATCGACATTTTGTTGGCAGTGTCTGAAAGTCAAATCACCGACAGTCGCTACGGCTGTCCCATCACAGAATTTATCAATATCAGTCAAAGTCGTCACTTTATTCGCATCAAGCGAAACTTTCATGCCAGGGGCGCCCAAGGACTCCACGCCGATGATCTTCGTTTCGGGCATGGCTTCCTTCATGTAGCTGCTGACGCCTGAAATCAAGCCGCCGCCGCCGATTGCCGCGAATACCATGTCGGCCGTTTCTCCTTCAGCAACGAGATCCTGGTGGATTTCCACTGCCAAAGTGCCTTGCCCAGCGATCACATTGCGATCATTGAAAGGTTCAATGAAAGTCAGGTTGTGTTCATCCGCATAGGCATGGGCGGCTTCGTTCGATTCGTCGAAGGTATCGCCGATCAGTTTGATCTCAACATACTCTTTCCCGAAATAACGGACTTGGTCTATTTTTTGGGAAGGCGTTGTCGAAGGCATGAAGATGGTAGCTTTGATGGCCAAATGGTTACAGGTATAAGCTACCCCTTGCGCATGATTGCCGGCTGAGGCGCAGATTACTCCAGTCTCAGTTTCGGCTTCACTCAGCTGCGAAATGGCATAATAAGCGCCCCTCAATTTGAAGGAGCGGACGATTTGAAGGTCCTCCCGCTTCAAAAAGATGTTGGCATGATACTTCTGCGATAAATACGCATCATGCTGCAATGGTGTCTGCTTGACCACGTTGCGCAGTACTTTATATGCTTTAAGCACGTCTTCTTTGTTCACTAACTCATCCGTCATTCTATCTGCTCCTAATCTATTGAATACAATGATGAAGAGAGAAGGCTTAAAAATAAGGATGCTCTCAACCTACATCTGATTCATTATTGTTGTTCATTCACGAAAGGCATCATTTTACGCAATTCAGCACCGACTGCTTCGATCTGGTGGCCTTGTTGCTCAGCGCGCATTGCGTGGAAGTCAGGGAAGCCAGCTTTGTAATCATCAGTGAAGCGTTTAGCGAATGCACCTGTTTGGATGTCAGTCAAGACGTCCTTCATGCGGTCTTTCACGTCTGAAGTGATGACGCGAGGTCCGGAAACGTAGTCGCCGTATTCAGCTGTGTTAGAGATAGAGTGGCGCATTTTTTCCATGCCGCCTTCGTACATCAAGTCAACGATCAATTTCAATTCGTGCAATACTTCGAAGTAGGCGATTTCTGGTTGGTAGCCAGCTTCAACCAATGTTTCGAAACCAGCTTGAACCAAGTGCGTTGTTCCGCCGCACAATACAGCTTGCTCGCCGAATAGGTCAGTTTCAGTTTCTTCCTTGAATGTTGTTTCCAAAACGCCTACGCGTGTAGCGCCGACTCCTTGTGCCCAAGCAAGAGCGATATCTTTTGCGTTGCCTGTTGCATCTTGGAAGACTGCGAACAAAGCAGGCACTGCAGAACCTTTAGCGAATTGACGGCGAACCATGTGGCCTGGGCCTTTTGGAGCGACCATGAATACATCGATATCAGCAGCAGGTGTGATCGTACCGAAATGGATGTTGAATCCGTGACCGAATGCGATGGCATTTCCAGCTTCCAAGTTAGGAGCGATTTCAGCTGCATAAACTTCAGCTTGTTGCTCATCAGGGATAAGGATCATTACTACGTCAGCTTGTTTTGTTGCTTCAGCAACAGGGAACACTTCAAATCCGTCTTCTTTTGCTTTGTCTGCAGATTTACCTGCACGGATTCCGATGATGACATCATTACCGTTGTCACGTAGGTTTTGTGAATGTGCATGTCCTTGAGAACCATATCCGATAACGGCGATTTTTTTGCCCTCTAGTGCTTTTACTGTTACGTCTTGATCGTAGTATACTTTAGTCATATTGAAATGACCTCCTTATTTTTTTTATATTCTCAATGCTTTTTAAGCAATTTGATTCGGTCAGTAGGGTAGTGCGGTTGGTTGGATTTAAGCTCTTAGGCCTAAACGCTTTTCGGTGATGTCGGTTGCGCTGATGACGTCGACTTGTTTTTCCAACTGTTTCGTCAATAATTCAGCTGCATCCAAGGTATCGAAGTTGATGCCGACTGTGATCAAAGATACGTCATAATCTTCCGTCCCTGTCAGCGTTAAGGTATCGATATTGTATTGCGGCTTCAGGATAACTTGCGTGATACGGTTCAATACGCCGGGTTTATTCACGACTTTGGCTTGGATTAATCTTAGCATCATCCTACACACCTTCCATTTCATTATTTGGCCTGCCTGAAGCAACCATAGGGTATACCAATTCATCTTTGGAAATCAGGATATCCAAGACATAAGGACCAGGATAATTAAAGGCTGTCTGGATCGCTTCATCCACTTTATCGGGATCGGATACCCTCGCAGCTGTGATACCATAAGCATCAGCAAGTTTAACAAAATCAGGTGAATCCGGAATCTCGGAATGAGAGTAGCGGCCTTTGTAAAATTTGTTCTGCCATTGATGAACCATGCCCAGTACTTCATTATTCAGAATAAAGTACTTCACATTCAACCTGTTGGCATTCAGGATCGCCAATTCTTGGTTGGTCATCTGGAAGCCGCCGTCTCCGACAAAGCAGACAACCGTTTTGTCAGGATAGGCCATTTGAGCGCCGATCGCTGCCGGAATGCCGAAGCCCATCGTTCCCAAGCCGCCGCTTGTCAGCAATTGCTTGCCGTACTTGAACGGGTAATATTGAGCCGCCCACATCTGATGTTGGCCAACGTCGGTAACAACAATGGCTTCACCTTGAGTCAATTCACCGACTTGCTCGATTACATGTTGTGGCTTGATGAAGGTATCGGATTTTTCATAACCGAAAGGGTGCTGCTTTTTGTTGTCCATCACATGGCTGAACCAAACGGAGTGGTCAGGCACTTCAGCCAATTTCGTGTCGTTCAGCATGATCAGAGCCAATCTGGCATCAGACAATACCGGGATATCGGTGTGCATGATTTTGCCGATTTCGGCATTATCGATGTCAACATGGACAATGACGGCTTCTGGAGCAAAATTGGTAGGGTCGCTTGCTACACGGTCATCGAAGCGTGCCCCGAAGTTTAGAAGTAAGTCACATTCCATCAAAGCCATATTCGAAGCATAAGAGCCGTGCATGCCGCCCATGCCCAATGCCAGGTCATGTTTGATGGGGAAGCTGCCCAGACCCAACAGCGTGTTTACAACGGGAATTTGGTAGTATTCCGCGAAAGCCAGCAGTTCTTTTTCAGCCTGGGCATGGATGACGCCTTGACCGGCCAAAATGATCGTTTTTTTGCTTGCAGCGATCGCTTCGTTCACTTTAGCGATCTGTTCAGGGACAGGCAGACATTCCGGTTTGTAGCCCGGCAGATTTTTGTCGGGTTGGTTGTACTCTTCATAAGAGACTTCCTGGATACCGATGTTTTTTGGGATGTCGATGACGACCGGTCCTTTTCTGCCTGTATTCGCAAGGTAGAAAGCTTCGTGGATGATGCGCGGGATATCCTTGGCATTGCGCACTTGGTAATTGTATTTCGTAACAGGTGTCGTCATGCCGATCATGTCCGTTTCCTGGAAAGCATCCTTGCCGATGCCTGCTTCATGCACTTGTCCAGTGATCACGACCAATGGAATGGAATCCATTTGAGCGGTTGCGATACCGGTCAAAGCATTTGTTGCTCCCGGACCGCTTGTAACGATACAGACGCCCGGCTTGCCGGTTGCGCGGGCATACCCGTCTGCCGCGTGGACAGCGCCTTGTTCGTGTCTTGTCAAAACATGGTTCGATTCGGATTTGTAGAATTCATCGTAGATGTGCAGGACCGCTCCGCCTGGATAGCCGAACAGAACTTCAACACCTTCATTTTTCAACGCTTCAACAAGAAGGGTTACGCCAGTTTTTGTTTTAGTTTTCATTTCAGATTCCATTTTAATCTCCCCGTTTCTCGTTTTTCCTTAGTCCGTTTGCAATATGGATAAAAAAAAGCATCCTCATCAATCAATGATGGGATGCTTCATCCCATTTGATTACCACAAATAGGACTTAAACAATCTGCAAAAAATTTCTACAGTGTTTAACTCCTAGATTATTAAGACGATAATAATGTTTAGTGGATTCATCGTTTTCATATGGGATACCTGATTTCTATATGGATTTGTTATTGCTTAAGTGATTGATATAATCATATAAGATTTACATGAGAGTGTCAACGGTAATTTTCATATTATTTTCACTTATTTCTAATAATTGTCCAAAATGAACATGCCGGAAGATTCTTTTGTGCGGATCATCGTCTTGACAAAAAGTCCTGCAACTCAGGGAGCTGCCTTTCTGAGGCCCGTTCGGCATACTGATAATAGGCATCCAGGCGCTGCACATTCCGCTCCATCCTGCCAATGGAAAGCTGATCTGGGGCAATGACGAAGGCTTTGTTTTCCCGTTCCAGGTGCTCGATCAATTCCATCGACCGATTATAGGTAACGTGGCGCTGTTCGATGGCTGCTATGACTTCGGGATATGCCCGCAGATGCCGCCGGATAATGGCGTTGAAGCGTTGCTTTTCTTTGATGTAACCACGCGGACGCGTCAAAATGATCACGTGCTTTTTGTTGCCGTCTGCGATCGCTTTTTCGATCGGCAGCGAGTCGACGATGCCGCCGTCAAGATAGAATTTGCCGTTGATTTGGGTAGGGGGCATCAGCAACGGCACAGTGGAAGACGCCCTGATTTTGAGACCCAATTCTGCACTGGTTGCGATGTCATCCTTATCGAAATAAACAGGTTTTGCGGTTTCCATGTCGGTCGCAACAATCTTCATGGAAGCTGGATTTTGCTTGAATGTCTCGAAATGAAAGGGGATGTCGGTCGTGATTGCATCCTCATAAATATATTTTGTGTTGAAATATCCTTGCCCGTTGAGCAGATATTTCATTCCTGAAAAAGCCGGATTGGCGGCGATATCAACAAATGAAGCTTTTGTTCGGGTCAGGTCCCGGCTGACATAATTGATGCCATTGGCCGATCCGGAAGAGACACCGATGACATAATCCAAGTAGATTTCTTGACGCAGCAGGGTGCTGATGACTCCTGCGCAAAAAACGCCCCGCATGGCTCCCCCTTCTATGATCAAGGATACTTTTTCTTTGTTTTGTTCCATACATTTTTCACCTCATTCTATAGTATAGATGACATTGCGGTGTGATGCGATGCTTTTCTCATTTTTTGGTGTGTAAGGTCTGTGGTGGAGACAGCCTTTTCCGGATGGGGCAAATGTGGTATATTCGCAGTAAAGATACCCAAGAACCACAAAAATCTAGATGGGGTGATGGAATGATCAGATTCGACCACGTGAACGTCATTCGCGAAAAACGCAAAATTTTGAACGACATCAATTGGCACGCCAAAAAAGGCGAGCATTGGGCCATACTCGGCTTGAACGGCTCCGGCAAGACAACCTTGCTGCAACTGTTGAATGGCTATCTGTGGCCCAGCAGCGGCAAGCTGGTCGTTTTGGGCGAGACTTTCGGGCAGACCGCCATCCCCGAGTTGCGCAAACGGATAGGCTGGGTCAGCTCGGCGCTGCAGCAACAGCTGAATCCCAACGACATAGCCGAACACATCGTCTTGAGCGGCAAATTCGCTTCGATAGGCGTCTGGACAGTCCCGACGGAAGCCGAAAAACAACAGGCACTGGATCTTTTGATCAAATGCGGCGGAAAAGAAATGATCGGGTTTCGCTATGGCATCCTGTCCCAAGGGCAACAACAGATCATTTTGATCGCGCGGGCTTTGATGGCCGAACCGGAAATACTGATATTGGACGAGCCCTGCAATGGCCTTGATCTGTTCGCAAAAGAAAAGCTTTTGGAGGATATCCAGCAGATTGCCGATGAACCTGAAGGGCCGACGATGATTTATGTCAGCCACCATACTGAGGAAATACTGCCGTGTTTCAAAAAATTGATGCTGCTGAAGGACGGTTCCATCCATAAGACAGGCAAAACTGTTGACCTGCTGAAAGAGGAAGTCCTGAATGATTTCTA is a window from the Trichococcus shcherbakoviae genome containing:
- the ilvC gene encoding ketol-acid reductoisomerase, giving the protein MTKVYYDQDVTVKALEGKKIAVIGYGSQGHAHSQNLRDNGNDVIIGIRAGKSADKAKEDGFEVFPVAEATKQADVVMILIPDEQQAEVYAAEIAPNLEAGNAIAFGHGFNIHFGTITPAADIDVFMVAPKGPGHMVRRQFAKGSAVPALFAVFQDATGNAKDIALAWAQGVGATRVGVLETTFKEETETDLFGEQAVLCGGTTHLVQAGFETLVEAGYQPEIAYFEVLHELKLIVDLMYEGGMEKMRHSISNTAEYGDYVSGPRVITSDVKDRMKDVLTDIQTGAFAKRFTDDYKAGFPDFHAMRAEQQGHQIEAVGAELRKMMPFVNEQQ
- the ilvN gene encoding acetolactate synthase small subunit produces the protein MMLRLIQAKVVNKPGVLNRITQVILKPQYNIDTLTLTGTEDYDVSLITVGINFDTLDAAELLTKQLEKQVDVISATDITEKRLGLRA
- a CDS encoding patatin family protein, with protein sequence MEQNKEKVSLIIEGGAMRGVFCAGVISTLLRQEIYLDYVIGVSSGSANGINYVSRDLTRTKASFVDIAANPAFSGMKYLLNGQGYFNTKYIYEDAITTDIPFHFETFKQNPASMKIVATDMETAKPVYFDKDDIATSAELGLKIRASSTVPLLMPPTQINGKFYLDGGIVDSLPIEKAIADGNKKHVIILTRPRGYIKEKQRFNAIIRRHLRAYPEVIAAIEQRHVTYNRSMELIEHLERENKAFVIAPDQLSIGRMERNVQRLDAYYQYAERASERQLPELQDFLSRR
- a CDS encoding ABC transporter ATP-binding protein, whose protein sequence is MIRFDHVNVIREKRKILNDINWHAKKGEHWAILGLNGSGKTTLLQLLNGYLWPSSGKLVVLGETFGQTAIPELRKRIGWVSSALQQQLNPNDIAEHIVLSGKFASIGVWTVPTEAEKQQALDLLIKCGGKEMIGFRYGILSQGQQQIILIARALMAEPEILILDEPCNGLDLFAKEKLLEDIQQIADEPEGPTMIYVSHHTEEILPCFKKLMLLKDGSIHKTGKTVDLLKEEVLNDFYEKPVQMIHMSKNRLAVFPK